A window of the Scophthalmus maximus strain ysfricsl-2021 chromosome 8, ASM2237912v1, whole genome shotgun sequence genome harbors these coding sequences:
- the serping1 gene encoding plasma protease C1 inhibitor codes for MKLQAILCVFLQLFFELSSCTHLRVLQGSTLELPCLLFQTDFTDADITWTFNGRNISAESTGSLRVKKGGYLSISPVTAANDGEYLCLAKENNVETTSTYKVSVEASIAYTIKATEGSTVHLPCHFPPSSQVMANAVWFKETEAGTKTSLNTEDDSTDDSNRLKLLYPLDHVQTVVIRDTVMEDAGIYHCESTEGKKLSTIYIIVEAAPTSVPSTCEGFTTAWEPCQDENSHTGGSVLQESMAEFSMKLYSFLRESYPSGNLLISPLSISGMLSHLLLGARDHTRKAIERAVCVPHNFHCVHFQMKKLREKLASSLQMASQIYYNPQMNLSESFTNQSIRFYEAEPTRLLETSEENTGMVNSWVSHKTKNKITQLVDSIPPSTQLILLNAVAFSGQWKIKFDVKPRKGLFTKLNGDLVKVPLLYHQRYTAPMIYAVELKAQVARFALSGDSSLYILLPRSNKVTDLQQVEEKMTDTAVHRMIEQMKTTPPENIEVSLPQINLDVQPDMNMLIRKLGLSSLFEDANLCGLFSERKLALDGARHRAFLKLTEEGVEAGAVSTVIFSRSYPSFLAMRPFIMLLWSDQANVPLFIGRVTDP; via the exons ATGAAACTACAGGCCATACTGTGTGTCTTTCTCCAGCTCTTTTTTGAG cTTTCATCGTGCACACATCTCCGGGTGTTACAAGGCTCTACTCTGGAGCTGCCATGTCTCTTGTTCCAGACTGACTTTACTGACGCTGACATCACCTGGACATTCAATg GTAGAAACATAAGCGCGGAGTCGACTGGCTCTCTTAGAGTTAAAAAGGGTGGCTATCTCTCTATATCCCCTGTAACTGCTGCCAACGACGGCGAGTATCTGTGTTTGGCGAAGGAGAACAATGTTGAGACCACAAGCACATACAAAGTCTCCGTTGAAG CATCAATTGCCTATACCATTAAGGCAACCGAAGGCTCAACTGTTCACCTCCCGTGTCATTTCCCACCTAGCAGCCAAGTCATGGCCAATGCAGTCTGGTTCAAAGAGACGGAAGCTGGCACAAAGACAAGTCTGAATACTGAAGACGATTCAACAGATGATAGTAATAGACTGAAGCTGCTCTATCCACTTGACCATGTTCAGACTGTGGTAATCAGAGACACGGTCATGGAGGATGCTGGAATTTACCATTGTGAATCTACGGAAGGAAAGAAGCTCAGCACCATATACATTATTGTTGAAG CTGCTCCCACCTCCGTTCCCTCCACTTGCGAGGGCTTCACCACAGCATGGGAGCCATGTCAGGACGAGAACAGCCACACAGGGGGGTCCGTGTTGCAGGAGTCCATGGCAGAGTTTTCCATGAAGCTCTATTCTTTCCTCAGAGAGTCATATCCTTCTGGCAACTTGCTCATTTCTCCTCTCAGCATTAGCGGGATGCTCTCCCATTTGTTGTTAG GCGCAAGGGATCACACCCGCAAAGCCATTGAGAGGGCAGTCTGTGTGCCTCACAACTTCCACTGTGTTCATTTCCAGATGAAGAAGCTGAGAGAGAAGTTGGCCAGTTCCTTGCAGATGGCCTCCCAGATCTACTATAACCCAC AAATGAATCTGAGCGAGTCCTTTACTAACCAGTCCATTAGATTCTATGAAGCAGAGCCCACCAGACTGCTGGAAACCAGCGAGGAAAACACAGGGATGGTTAACAGCTGGGTGTCACATAAAACCAAGAATAAAATCACACAGTTGGTTGACTCCATTCCACCCAGCACACAGCTGATCCTGCTCAACGCTGTCGCCTTCAGTG GTCAGTGGAAGATCAAGTTCGATGTCAAACCAAGAAAGGGTCTTTTCACCAAACTGAATGGTGATCTGGTGAAGGTGCCACTGCTCTATCATCAGCGATACACGGCTCCTATGATATATGCGGTTGAACTGAAGGCGCAG GTGGCGAGGTTTGCTCTCTCTGGTGACAGCAGTCTTTACATCCTGCTGCCTCGCTCCAACAAAGTGACAGACCTGCAACAGGTGGAGGAAAAGATGACGGACACAGCTGTGCATCGAATGATcgaacaaatgaaaacaacgcCTCCGGAAAATATCGAGGTTTCTCTGCCCCAAATCAACCTGGATGTCCAGCCAGACATGAACATGCTCATCAGGAAATTGG GACTGTCATCGCTCTTCGAGGATGCCAACCTGTGTGGCCTCTTCTCTGAGCGGAAGCTGGCTCTGGACGGTGCCAGACACAGAGCCTTCCTCAAACTGACCGAAGAGGGAGTGGAGGCCGGCGCTGTCAGCACTGTGATCTTCTCTCGCTCCTACCCTTCCTTCTTGGCCATGCGGCCTTTCATCATGCTGCTGTGGAGTGACCAGGCCAACGTGCCACTCTTTATTGGCAGAGTGACTGACCCGTGA